A genome region from Verrucomicrobiia bacterium includes the following:
- a CDS encoding BON domain-containing protein: MKAQVTAVLLVIGIGTLSIRAQGVQQAPSAPSAPMAPVQGAARPPVGQGPILAPGQVPPGLQQQSQVPPALRQQMLLGTNVIPSVPRFGQTNGFGMLTNQFGMLSNQFGIMTNRFGLMTNQFGTLTNQFGILTNQFGSQLPGTNVVVVTNDFDADDSRFAGTNAVGGDGNQFGALTNQNGSILLPDQGLTPQDKALLAKIRHELLPEIRRHRIAVHLASQNGVVTITGFVPSPQEGQEFVSIAQQTPGVTRVINHLSVAPSQPWNPVPQDEAVTDRDRQVLGDVRGEMRRHRHGQNDFDSVHIVARNGVIELEGSVGSTQEKQALETAVKNTPGVVEVVDELRIGSSEEQGEPGEIGQQGNPAQSGQSGSFVPTLPVPGAGPLSPTSRSNAPMSVFPTNQLGAPVQTNR, translated from the coding sequence ATGAAGGCACAGGTTACAGCAGTATTGTTGGTCATTGGAATTGGCACGTTGAGCATCCGTGCACAGGGAGTTCAGCAGGCCCCTAGCGCGCCGAGTGCCCCCATGGCTCCCGTTCAGGGCGCCGCAAGGCCGCCGGTTGGCCAAGGCCCTATCCTTGCACCTGGACAAGTCCCGCCCGGCCTTCAGCAACAATCTCAGGTCCCACCCGCGCTGCGGCAGCAGATGCTGCTGGGAACCAACGTCATCCCTTCGGTGCCCCGATTCGGGCAGACAAACGGGTTTGGGATGCTCACCAATCAATTCGGGATGCTGAGCAACCAGTTTGGGATCATGACAAATCGGTTTGGGCTCATGACCAATCAATTTGGTACTTTGACAAATCAATTCGGAATCCTAACCAACCAGTTTGGGAGCCAGCTCCCAGGAACCAATGTGGTGGTTGTTACCAATGACTTTGACGCAGACGACTCGCGTTTTGCCGGCACAAATGCAGTTGGCGGAGATGGTAACCAGTTTGGCGCATTGACAAATCAAAACGGGTCGATTCTCCTCCCCGATCAAGGACTGACCCCGCAGGACAAGGCGCTTCTGGCCAAGATTCGGCATGAATTGCTCCCAGAGATCAGGAGGCACCGGATAGCCGTTCATCTGGCAAGCCAAAACGGGGTGGTCACCATCACCGGCTTTGTGCCCTCGCCGCAGGAGGGACAGGAGTTCGTAAGTATCGCGCAGCAAACCCCCGGTGTGACGCGCGTGATCAATCATCTGAGTGTCGCCCCCTCCCAGCCCTGGAACCCGGTGCCGCAGGACGAAGCGGTGACTGACCGCGATCGCCAAGTGCTAGGGGATGTTCGAGGGGAGATGCGCCGCCATCGCCATGGTCAAAACGACTTTGATTCGGTTCATATCGTCGCGCGCAACGGCGTCATTGAGTTGGAAGGCTCCGTCGGCTCGACGCAGGAAAAGCAGGCCCTGGAAACCGCTGTTAAAAACACCCCAGGCGTTGTTGAGGTGGTGGATGAATTGCGTATCGGCAGCAGCGAAGAGCAGGGTGAACCCGGAGAAATTGGCCAGCAGGGCAACCCTGCCCAATCCGGCCAGAGCGGTTCGTTTGTTCCCACTCTCCCTGTCCCGGGCGCCGGCCCACTTTCTCCGACCTCGCGCAGCAACGCTCCAATGAGCGTGTTCCCGACCAACCAGCTCGGAGCGCCGGTGCAAACCAACCGCTAG